Below is a genomic region from Candidatus Methylomirabilota bacterium.
CAGCCCTTCTCGCGACTCTCGATGGCGGAGAGAACGTCAGCCGCACCAACCCAGTCGTCGAAGGCCGGAGCCACGAGCCGTCCCGTCCATTCCATCGGGCGTAAGAACTCCCGCAGGCGGGTGCGGGTCCTGAGCCCCTCGGCATTGACGGCCAGTTCATAGGCTACGACAGCCGAGAGAAAGGTCGCGGGAAGGACCGGAAAAAATGTGTCTCGAAACTGAGCCCGCTTCGAGTCGGACCGCAACGCCTCGAGGTAGACGTTGGTGTCCAGGAGATACTTCACTGGTAGATCGCCCGAAACCGGCCCTCTCGGAGCAGCGTCTCCAGCCGATCCTCGATCTCCCGATCGTCGATCGCCTTACGAAGTGCCTTCTGAATCGC
It encodes:
- a CDS encoding type II toxin-antitoxin system VapC family toxin, translated to MKYLLDTNVYLEALRSDSKRAQFRDTFFPVLPATFLSAVVAYELAVNAEGLRTRTRLREFLRPMEWTGRLVAPAFDDWVGAADVLSAIESREKGWRSKLPALLNDILIALCARRIGATLFTYNGADFHLIRRHLDFALHVLRA